One window of the Candidatus Zixiibacteriota bacterium genome contains the following:
- the speH gene encoding S-adenosylmethionine decarboxylase proenzyme — MKILGRHLLAELTECSSEALNNRPELEKIMIEAARHSGATVVDSVFHHYNPQGLSGIVVIAESHISIHTWPEYGYAAVDCFTCGTSVDPWKALEYLKEALGCRKVQVKDLNRGIPSSKDEVIAHKTAVARPAAGPQLTH, encoded by the coding sequence ATGAAAATACTTGGTCGTCATCTCCTGGCGGAACTCACGGAGTGTTCCAGCGAGGCTCTGAATAACCGCCCGGAACTGGAAAAAATCATGATTGAGGCGGCCCGTCATTCCGGCGCCACCGTGGTTGATTCAGTATTTCATCATTACAATCCCCAGGGACTGTCTGGAATTGTCGTTATTGCCGAATCGCATATTTCGATTCACACCTGGCCGGAATACGGTTACGCCGCCGTCGATTGCTTCACTTGCGGCACCAGTGTTGACCCGTGGAAAGCCCTTGAATATCTGAAAGAAGCCCTCGGCTGCCGCAAAGTACAGGTCAAAGATCTTAATCGCGGCATACCGTCTTCTAAAGACGAAGTGATTGCCCACAAAACTGCCGTGGCTCGCCCCGCGGCCGGACCTCAATTAACCCATTAA
- a CDS encoding exported hypothetical protein (Evidence 5 : Unknown function), protein MRKTFMLVVLMALGVSSASAARLGLGAYGGMNIPIVQEDQSSGTTFGLKAKLGLLPGIALEPNINFAKFGDATFEFGTRTGSKVNSYGVDACLGSGLGTIGFKMYGLLGFGYYTVTRDYDEDIKKIGWTTGLGFEIGFTESFGVEIRGKLNVIDSGGGGSKKAAAVTGGLNYYLGY, encoded by the coding sequence ATGCGCAAGACATTTATGCTCGTGGTCCTCATGGCGCTGGGTGTTTCTTCCGCTTCGGCCGCCCGATTGGGTTTGGGCGCGTACGGCGGCATGAATATTCCCATTGTGCAGGAGGATCAGAGCTCGGGGACAACATTCGGTTTGAAGGCGAAATTGGGACTTCTTCCGGGAATCGCCTTAGAGCCGAATATCAACTTCGCCAAATTCGGGGATGCCACTTTTGAATTCGGCACTCGCACCGGATCGAAAGTGAATTCCTACGGAGTCGATGCCTGTCTGGGCAGCGGTCTGGGAACTATCGGTTTCAAAATGTACGGGCTTTTGGGATTCGGCTATTATACGGTCACTCGGGATTATGACGAAGATATCAAGAAGATCGGATGGACCACCGGGCTCGGTTTTGAAATTGGATTCACGGAGAGTTTCGGAGTCGAAATCAGGGGAAAATTGAATGTTATTGACAGCGGTGGGGGCGGCTCCAAGAAGGCGGCTGCTGTCACCGGCGGCTTAAATTATTACCTCGGTTATTGA
- a CDS encoding hypothetical protein (Evidence 5 : Unknown function): protein MMKKHNLRFGLLSSLLALLLIGGCLLITGTLVIDLWIEKSEIHGTSDFNSFKVDMSRDGTWNEHRNDMKSIDNVGFRLWITNTGGEDITGELYASTDSTLTDTTEVRDNATLIFGGASFPPGSSYIDWPTSLKYVHNLPAIRTFLTGGVFTVYGLTTTAPFNMVIDSAEVIVTVTVGS, encoded by the coding sequence ATGATGAAGAAGCATAATCTACGTTTCGGCCTGTTATCCTCCCTTCTGGCACTGCTTTTAATCGGCGGGTGTCTTTTGATAACAGGGACGTTGGTTATCGACCTTTGGATTGAAAAGTCCGAGATTCACGGCACCAGTGATTTCAATTCTTTCAAGGTCGATATGTCCAGGGACGGGACATGGAACGAGCACAGAAATGATATGAAAAGCATCGACAATGTCGGATTCCGGCTATGGATCACCAATACCGGCGGAGAAGATATTACAGGAGAACTCTATGCGTCGACAGACAGCACTCTGACCGATACGACCGAAGTCCGGGACAACGCCACCCTGATCTTCGGGGGGGCATCCTTTCCGCCCGGTTCAAGCTATATTGATTGGCCGACTTCACTGAAATATGTTCATAATCTCCCGGCGATACGGACCTTCCTTACCGGCGGTGTTTTCACCGTCTATGGATTGACTACGACAGCGCCATTCAACATGGTGATTGACTCAGCCGAGGTAATAGTTACGGTAACGGTCGGTTCTTAG
- the dsvC gene encoding Sulfite reductase, dissimilatory-type subunit gamma codes for MSFIECNGKKLEINEEGFLADPTQWDKDVAAYLAKSQEGLETLSEEHWSVINFIRDHYLQTSLAPMVRAICKTTGLPLKQIYELFPSGPAKGACKLAGLPKPDGCV; via the coding sequence GTGTCTTTTATTGAGTGCAACGGCAAGAAACTTGAGATAAACGAAGAAGGATTCCTGGCGGATCCGACGCAGTGGGACAAAGATGTGGCGGCGTATCTGGCCAAATCGCAAGAAGGCCTGGAAACTTTAAGTGAAGAGCACTGGTCCGTTATAAATTTTATCCGGGACCATTATCTTCAAACCAGTCTGGCCCCGATGGTTCGGGCCATCTGCAAAACTACGGGACTTCCCCTCAAGCAAATCTATGAACTATTCCCATCCGGTCCCGCCAAGGGGGCCTGTAAACTGGCCGGGTTGCCGAAGCCGGACGGTTGCGTCTAG
- a CDS encoding Ornithine decarboxylase translates to MIKAIDVRNPKTRQALQGFDLDRVHEYFGDSGMRTPFLILRRSDIRENLERLAAALPGVTIHYAVKSNNHPAILEEVAKNGHKFDISSYQEMLQAVEAGGHVDEMIHSNPIKSPYEIADAIKSGISLFVIDNPDEIDKFIPYAGKVRLLIRFKVDNSNAVVNLSIKFGCAPEEVLGLAEKIRDKGLDFYGLAFHVGSQCQDNNIYLTAVDIASDLISNLDKHGLKTSFLDIGGGFPVPYTAQVPDIAEFCRPIRERLTEKIDPNIRLACEPGRFISATAVTLVASIIGKSIRSGKRWYFLDDGVYGSFSGRLYDHCTYQILTNRNTTWKRSVLAGPTCDSFDVIYRNIVLPPLSIGDLLLFPAMGAYTSVSASSFNCLRKAEYIVTE, encoded by the coding sequence ATGATCAAGGCAATTGATGTAAGAAATCCCAAGACCCGGCAGGCCCTTCAGGGGTTCGATTTGGACCGGGTCCATGAATATTTCGGCGACAGCGGCATGAGAACGCCTTTCTTGATTCTTCGCCGTTCCGACATCAGAGAAAATCTGGAAAGACTGGCCGCCGCTCTGCCGGGCGTTACTATTCATTATGCTGTCAAGTCGAATAATCACCCGGCTATACTGGAAGAAGTGGCCAAAAACGGCCATAAATTCGACATCTCCTCATATCAGGAGATGCTGCAGGCGGTGGAAGCCGGCGGGCATGTTGATGAGATGATTCATTCCAATCCGATCAAGTCTCCGTATGAAATCGCCGATGCCATCAAATCGGGAATTTCGCTTTTCGTCATCGACAACCCCGATGAAATTGACAAGTTTATCCCCTACGCCGGCAAGGTTCGGCTCCTGATCCGTTTTAAGGTCGACAACAGCAATGCGGTGGTAAATCTCTCTATCAAATTCGGATGTGCCCCGGAAGAAGTTCTCGGCCTGGCGGAAAAAATCAGGGATAAAGGATTGGATTTCTACGGTCTGGCGTTCCATGTCGGAAGCCAGTGTCAGGACAACAATATTTATCTGACTGCCGTGGATATCGCCTCCGATCTAATTTCGAATCTTGACAAACATGGGCTGAAGACATCATTTCTGGACATTGGCGGCGGTTTCCCCGTGCCGTATACGGCTCAGGTCCCGGACATTGCCGAGTTCTGCCGACCCATTAGGGAGAGATTAACCGAGAAAATAGATCCGAATATAAGACTGGCTTGTGAGCCGGGTCGATTTATCTCGGCGACGGCCGTCACTTTGGTCGCCTCTATTATCGGCAAATCGATTCGTTCCGGAAAGAGATGGTATTTTCTCGATGACGGCGTCTACGGTTCGTTTTCCGGCCGCCTGTATGACCACTGCACCTACCAGATTCTGACCAACCGCAATACCACCTGGAAACGATCCGTCCTGGCCGGCCCCACCTGCGACTCCTTTGATGTCATCTACCGGAATATCGTTCTGCCGCCTCTTTCAATTGGCGATCTCCTCCTCTTCCCGGCCATGGGCGCCTATACATCGGTATCCGCGTCCTCCTTCAATTGCTTAAGAAAGGCGGAATACATTGTCACCGAGTAG
- a CDS encoding Cupin 2 conserved barrel domain protein, producing MRLEIGEKIKALRLASELTQSELAARARLTKGFISQVERDQTSISLDSLLDILDALGVTITEFFGKTGQSRMVFSPKDRVMMTEKGVEKFEILIPGSTNNIMDPILIGLAPGEELPADSPHAGEEFGYVLSGVLTLIVGKKVFKLPPRHCFYYEADQSHQFVNRGKVGTNFLWVTAPPQM from the coding sequence ATGAGATTGGAGATTGGAGAAAAAATCAAGGCTCTGCGGCTGGCGTCGGAATTGACTCAGTCCGAACTGGCCGCCCGGGCGCGCCTGACCAAGGGATTCATCTCCCAGGTGGAGAGGGATCAGACATCGATCTCGCTTGATTCCCTGCTCGACATTCTGGATGCGCTGGGCGTTACCATCACGGAATTTTTCGGCAAAACCGGGCAGTCGCGGATGGTTTTTTCACCCAAGGACCGGGTAATGATGACCGAAAAAGGTGTGGAGAAATTCGAAATCCTTATTCCGGGAAGTACCAACAATATTATGGACCCGATATTGATCGGGCTGGCGCCGGGCGAGGAACTGCCGGCCGACAGTCCCCACGCCGGAGAGGAGTTCGGATATGTGCTTTCGGGGGTTTTGACCCTGATTGTGGGCAAGAAGGTATTCAAATTGCCCCCGCGGCACTGCTTCTATTATGAAGCCGACCAATCCCATCAATTTGTTAATCGAGGCAAGGTGGGCACCAATTTTCTATGGGTAACAGCGCCGCCTCAAATGTAA
- a CDS encoding conserved hypothetical protein (Evidence 4 : Unknown function but conserved in other organisms) has translation MDKLIYLDNGATTFPKPEEVYQKMDHFYRNYGVNPGRSGYDLCLVAGEIIEDTRRLLTKFFNGTDPNRLIFGYNATDALNLAIFGTLQPGDHAITTNVEHNSVLRPLYHLSLYNKVEVDHMPFDDRGFVDPGDIAKKIKKNTKLVAVNHGSNVIGTVQPIKEIGKICREKGVLFLVDSSQTAGKLPIDMDDMNIDIIAFTGHKSLMGPMGTGGLYVREGVEIRHTRAGGTGVRSAVRTHLDEYPYRLEYGTGNLPGIAGLNAGIRWIQNRGLENIHHYEANLLELLRDGLRAIDGVTLYCQDNLENHIGVLTFNIDGLEAADTGTMLDVDYNIASRTGLHCAPLVHEQLGIDKIHGGVRFGIGPFNTREDIETAVRAVNEIAVSQKKRLKKVGN, from the coding sequence ATGGATAAATTAATCTATCTCGATAACGGGGCCACCACTTTTCCCAAGCCGGAGGAAGTCTATCAAAAGATGGATCATTTTTACCGCAACTACGGGGTCAATCCCGGCCGTTCCGGATATGACCTCTGCCTTGTGGCCGGCGAAATTATCGAAGACACCCGGCGATTGCTTACGAAATTTTTTAACGGCACCGATCCGAACCGTCTGATTTTCGGATATAATGCGACCGATGCTTTGAATCTCGCCATTTTCGGGACTCTTCAACCGGGAGATCATGCCATCACCACCAACGTGGAGCATAATTCCGTTCTGCGCCCTCTTTATCATCTGAGTTTATACAATAAGGTTGAAGTCGATCATATGCCATTTGACGACCGAGGCTTTGTTGATCCCGGTGATATTGCCAAAAAAATTAAGAAGAACACCAAACTGGTGGCGGTGAACCACGGCTCCAATGTCATCGGGACCGTTCAGCCGATAAAAGAGATCGGGAAGATTTGCCGGGAAAAGGGCGTGCTCTTCCTGGTCGATTCCTCGCAAACTGCCGGAAAATTACCGATCGATATGGATGATATGAATATCGATATTATCGCTTTTACCGGACACAAGTCACTGATGGGTCCGATGGGAACCGGCGGGCTTTATGTCCGCGAGGGGGTTGAAATTCGTCACACCCGGGCCGGCGGGACCGGTGTCCGCTCCGCTGTCAGAACCCATCTCGATGAATATCCTTATCGCCTTGAATACGGCACCGGAAACCTCCCCGGTATCGCCGGACTGAACGCCGGGATTCGCTGGATCCAAAATCGCGGTTTGGAAAATATCCATCACTATGAAGCCAATTTGCTGGAACTGCTTCGCGACGGCCTTCGTGCTATCGACGGTGTCACGCTATACTGTCAGGACAATCTGGAAAACCATATCGGCGTTCTAACTTTTAACATTGACGGATTGGAAGCCGCCGACACCGGCACCATGCTCGACGTCGATTATAACATAGCCAGCCGAACCGGACTGCATTGTGCCCCACTGGTGCATGAACAGCTCGGAATCGATAAGATTCATGGCGGTGTCAGATTTGGAATCGGGCCTTTCAACACCCGCGAAGATATAGAAACGGCCGTCCGAGCGGTCAATGAAATCGCTGTCAGCCAGAAAAAAAGGCTTAAAAAGGTCGGTAATTAA
- a CDS encoding conserved hypothetical protein (Evidence 4 : Unknown function but conserved in other organisms), with protein sequence MDGEKEKKTDRKLGDEWLDWDGTAGTESTEADYRVFLGLAVLSTVLLIVIAGLFLWLIYPRLSALGTFLPRLFSLIFIIFGAILFLWLLLFVWSAVTRSPITRLIAIPKLVNRLLSLVTMLGKILGVSRDRLTNSFLKIHNMILGSRPSRTEPERLLLLLPRCLTKETNHRLRELRDKYQFKMATVGGGSEARLKIRESRPKMVIAIACERDLISGFKEINPYIPVIGFPNRRPEGPCKNTCVDPDLIERAIRNHILDSPGN encoded by the coding sequence ATGGATGGGGAAAAGGAAAAGAAAACCGACCGCAAACTGGGCGACGAATGGCTCGATTGGGACGGCACGGCCGGAACGGAATCTACCGAGGCCGATTATAGAGTTTTTCTCGGACTGGCTGTATTGTCGACTGTTCTACTGATCGTTATTGCCGGTTTGTTTCTCTGGCTGATATATCCCCGCCTGTCCGCACTGGGAACTTTTTTGCCGAGACTTTTTTCGCTGATTTTTATTATTTTCGGCGCGATTCTATTTTTATGGCTCCTCCTTTTTGTCTGGTCGGCGGTCACCCGTTCGCCCATTACGCGGCTGATTGCTATACCTAAACTCGTGAACCGTCTCCTCTCACTGGTGACAATGCTGGGGAAAATTCTTGGAGTCTCGAGGGATCGGCTGACAAATTCCTTCCTCAAAATCCATAATATGATCCTGGGTTCCAGGCCCTCACGGACCGAGCCGGAAAGATTGCTTTTGCTTTTGCCCCGCTGTCTGACCAAAGAGACCAATCATCGCTTGCGAGAACTTCGGGACAAGTATCAATTTAAGATGGCCACCGTCGGAGGCGGGTCGGAAGCGCGCTTGAAAATTCGGGAGAGCCGCCCGAAGATGGTAATCGCCATCGCCTGCGAGCGCGACCTGATTTCGGGATTCAAAGAAATAAATCCTTATATTCCTGTAATCGGTTTTCCCAACCGCCGCCCCGAGGGCCCCTGCAAGAACACCTGTGTCGACCCTGATTTGATAGAGCGGGCCATTCGAAATCATATTTTGGATTCCCCCGGAAATTAG
- the speE gene encoding Spermidine synthase gives MSPSRKKSAEKYIVESSMTDLWDLWMTELHQGKSGLTVKINGLVESTQSKFQRIDILDTADFGKMLVLYGSMMVADKDLTSYNEMITHVPIFAHPKPNKVLIIGGGDGGALTNVMKHPEVKSCTMCEIDKMVVEVCKKHFPKLGAGFKDRRAKLVFQDGKKLIETTKEKFDIILLDLSDPIGPAADLFQKKFHRKVYDTLNDDGIMVAQSESPYFNQDTVRQMYKNLRDIFPIVKMYTAHVPIYPSAYWSFAFCSKKYHPIDDFDYNRYRKLKLTNNYYNVDIHLGAFCLPEYVKTLIGEK, from the coding sequence TTGTCACCGAGTAGGAAGAAATCCGCCGAAAAGTATATCGTCGAATCATCGATGACCGATCTCTGGGATCTCTGGATGACCGAATTGCATCAGGGGAAATCGGGCCTGACCGTCAAAATCAATGGCCTGGTCGAATCAACCCAATCCAAGTTCCAGCGGATCGATATTCTGGATACCGCCGATTTCGGGAAGATGCTAGTTCTCTACGGCTCCATGATGGTGGCCGACAAGGACCTGACCTCATATAACGAGATGATCACCCATGTCCCGATCTTTGCTCACCCAAAACCGAACAAGGTCCTCATTATCGGCGGCGGCGATGGCGGGGCATTAACTAATGTCATGAAGCACCCGGAAGTCAAGTCGTGTACCATGTGTGAAATCGACAAGATGGTGGTAGAAGTCTGCAAAAAGCACTTTCCCAAACTGGGTGCCGGTTTCAAAGACAGACGGGCCAAATTGGTCTTCCAGGATGGCAAGAAACTGATTGAAACCACAAAGGAGAAATTCGACATCATCCTGCTCGACCTCTCCGACCCGATCGGGCCGGCCGCCGACCTGTTCCAGAAGAAGTTCCATCGAAAGGTATATGACACGCTGAACGACGACGGCATCATGGTGGCGCAGTCGGAATCACCCTATTTCAATCAGGACACGGTTCGGCAGATGTACAAGAATCTGCGCGACATTTTCCCGATTGTGAAGATGTACACCGCTCATGTGCCGATTTACCCGTCGGCGTACTGGTCGTTCGCTTTTTGCTCCAAGAAATATCATCCGATCGATGATTTCGATTATAACCGCTACCGCAAATTGAAACTTACAAACAATTATTATAATGTCGACATCCACCTCGGCGCCTTTTGCCTGCCGGAATATGTCAAGACTCTAATCGGGGAAAAGTGA
- a CDS encoding ADP-ribosylglycohydrolase: MTVEKYQGALTGLAIGDALGTTLEFTVPGTFTPIRDMTGGGPFHLHPGEWTDDTSMALCLAESLIEKRRFDPVDQLERYLRWYKSGHLSSTGICFDIGGTTSRALQLFASSGEPYCGPKDPTSSGNGSIMRLAPIPLFFAKNPLLAITLSGESSKTTHQSPICIDACRYLGGLIVGALNGFGKEEILSPHFSPVKGIWETSPLCPEIEEVASGSFKRKSPPEIKGSGYAAESLEAALWAFWSTKTFEKGLLAAVNLGDDADTTGAVYGQLAGTFYGISRIPGRWIEKLARLDLILEFASKLFELSQTHRFEIDIN; encoded by the coding sequence ATGACCGTCGAAAAGTATCAGGGCGCCCTGACCGGCCTGGCAATCGGAGATGCCCTGGGAACCACTCTTGAATTTACCGTCCCCGGAACATTCACGCCGATACGCGATATGACAGGCGGGGGCCCGTTTCATCTGCATCCGGGCGAATGGACCGATGATACTTCGATGGCCCTCTGTCTCGCGGAGAGTCTTATTGAAAAAAGGAGATTTGACCCGGTCGATCAACTCGAAAGATACTTGCGATGGTACAAATCGGGGCACCTCAGCAGTACAGGAATCTGTTTTGATATCGGCGGGACAACGTCGCGGGCCCTGCAATTATTCGCCAGTAGCGGAGAGCCATATTGCGGACCGAAAGACCCCACTTCGTCCGGAAATGGCTCCATTATGCGATTGGCCCCGATACCGTTATTTTTTGCCAAAAATCCCCTTTTGGCTATCACCCTTTCGGGTGAAAGTTCTAAAACAACACATCAATCCCCCATTTGTATTGATGCTTGCCGATATTTGGGAGGTCTCATAGTCGGGGCATTGAATGGATTTGGGAAAGAAGAAATACTATCACCGCATTTTTCGCCCGTAAAGGGAATCTGGGAGACCTCTCCCCTCTGTCCCGAAATTGAGGAAGTCGCCTCCGGCTCCTTTAAGCGAAAATCGCCGCCGGAGATCAAAGGCTCTGGATACGCGGCCGAATCGCTGGAAGCCGCTCTCTGGGCCTTCTGGAGTACGAAAACCTTTGAAAAAGGGCTCCTTGCCGCCGTCAATTTGGGCGACGACGCCGATACAACCGGAGCCGTATATGGGCAATTGGCAGGGACCTTTTACGGCATTTCCCGGATACCCGGCCGCTGGATTGAAAAACTCGCCCGATTAGATTTAATTCTCGAATTCGCTTCAAAACTGTTTGAATTGAGCCAAACTCACAGGTTCGAAATAGACATAAATTAG
- a CDS encoding hypothetical protein (Evidence 5 : Unknown function): MTYILQELRRNQVECKDCVLLARIICRTKSLIGQIKKARLGAGHISYLQMI, encoded by the coding sequence ATGACTTATATTTTGCAGGAATTGCGACGCAATCAGGTGGAATGCAAAGATTGCGTCCTTCTCGCTCGAATTATTTGCCGTACCAAGAGTTTGATTGGCCAAATAAAAAAAGCCCGCCTCGGGGCGGGCCACATATCATATCTGCAGATGATCTAA
- a CDS encoding conserved hypothetical protein (Evidence 4 : Unknown function but conserved in other organisms) codes for MANENPEKIPFEDRIERVKEADAARALKTLREKIDQSLAAYLNACVHCGLCAESCHYYLAEKETAAMPAYKLHLVQAVFKKYFSLSGKLASGWYGAKELDREQIKGWIDNLFGRCSLCGRCTINCTVGINISQVIHAGRSALAAIDLVPPELQATVDTALSSGNNMGITQSDWLETISWLTDELRQEVGDDGATMPINEKNVKYLYTVNPREPKFFPLSLVAAAKIFYAAGESWTYSSDYYDVTNYGYFSGDDNAADTISRRLVNAVHSLGAKGLILGECGHGFSANRWDGPEWAGEEYGFEVKSIIQVIADYIRTGRIKLDPSRNKKTVTLHDPCNLVRLGGIIEEPRLILRNAVENFVEMSPNREKNYCCGGGGGQLSMTRYARRRLDAGRIKADQIRATGAKVVVAPCHNCIDQLSELNREYRLGVEIKSIAEVVAEAVILPGNKN; via the coding sequence ATGGCAAATGAGAATCCGGAAAAAATTCCTTTTGAGGATCGTATTGAACGGGTAAAGGAAGCCGATGCCGCACGGGCCCTTAAAACCCTTCGCGAGAAAATAGATCAATCTCTGGCCGCCTATCTGAATGCCTGTGTTCATTGCGGGCTATGCGCGGAATCGTGTCATTACTATTTAGCGGAAAAAGAAACAGCCGCCATGCCGGCCTATAAACTGCATTTGGTTCAGGCGGTTTTCAAAAAATATTTTTCTTTGTCGGGCAAACTGGCTTCCGGGTGGTATGGCGCAAAAGAACTCGACCGGGAACAGATCAAAGGGTGGATCGATAATCTTTTCGGCCGCTGTTCTCTGTGCGGACGATGCACCATAAACTGCACCGTGGGCATAAATATTTCTCAGGTAATTCATGCCGGACGGAGCGCCCTGGCGGCCATCGATCTGGTGCCGCCGGAATTGCAGGCCACGGTCGATACGGCACTGTCATCGGGGAACAACATGGGAATCACTCAGTCCGATTGGCTGGAGACGATTTCATGGCTGACAGATGAATTAAGACAGGAGGTCGGAGACGACGGGGCGACGATGCCGATAAATGAAAAAAATGTGAAGTATCTTTACACGGTCAATCCTCGGGAGCCGAAATTTTTTCCCCTTTCGCTGGTAGCGGCCGCCAAAATATTTTACGCGGCGGGCGAAAGCTGGACCTATTCCAGCGATTACTACGATGTCACCAATTATGGATATTTCAGCGGCGACGACAATGCGGCCGACACCATATCGAGGCGGCTGGTGAATGCCGTGCATTCTTTGGGCGCAAAAGGTCTTATATTGGGAGAGTGCGGCCACGGGTTCAGCGCCAATCGCTGGGATGGCCCCGAGTGGGCCGGCGAGGAATACGGTTTTGAGGTAAAGAGCATCATTCAGGTGATCGCCGATTATATCCGCACGGGGAGAATCAAATTGGATCCATCCCGGAATAAAAAGACGGTGACATTACACGACCCCTGCAATCTGGTGCGGTTGGGGGGAATTATCGAAGAGCCGCGGTTAATACTGCGCAATGCCGTGGAGAATTTTGTCGAAATGTCTCCCAACCGGGAGAAAAATTATTGTTGCGGCGGCGGCGGCGGGCAGCTTTCCATGACTCGCTATGCGCGGCGCCGCCTTGACGCTGGCCGTATCAAAGCGGACCAGATCAGGGCGACCGGGGCCAAGGTGGTCGTGGCGCCGTGTCATAATTGTATAGACCAATTGTCGGAATTGAACCGCGAATACCGCCTGGGAGTGGAAATAAAATCAATTGCGGAAGTGGTCGCCGAGGCCGTTATCCTTCCGGGAAATAAAAATTAA
- a CDS encoding conserved membrane hypothetical protein (Evidence 4 : Unknown function but conserved in other organisms), producing MTLTPYQIGVVLAAAVALMALTFMVIRTFSFGRRRHYAVSSGKQSKGVIYAFGRGMLPWEKESASGHLFTYFGGFVYHAAIFGAFSYLIVLLTGLKIGPILLRILQILLISGFFCGTGLLLKRTLSSKLMAISSPDDFFANLLADLFLIMTFWVSFNQQMEKYFYLIAILLLLYIPVGKIRHCVYFFYARFMMGRFFGRRGVFPPRMQES from the coding sequence GTGACTCTGACTCCCTATCAGATTGGAGTTGTATTGGCGGCCGCGGTGGCTCTGATGGCGCTGACATTTATGGTGATCAGAACTTTTTCTTTCGGGCGAAGACGCCATTATGCCGTGTCATCCGGGAAACAATCAAAGGGAGTCATTTATGCTTTTGGAAGGGGGATGTTGCCCTGGGAAAAAGAAAGCGCCTCGGGCCACCTTTTCACTTATTTTGGCGGATTTGTTTACCATGCAGCCATCTTTGGAGCCTTCTCTTATTTAATAGTACTTCTGACAGGGTTAAAAATCGGCCCGATATTGCTTCGAATTCTGCAGATTTTGCTGATTTCAGGGTTCTTCTGCGGGACGGGACTTTTATTGAAAAGGACGTTGTCGTCAAAACTTATGGCAATCAGTTCTCCTGATGACTTCTTCGCCAACCTTTTGGCGGATTTATTCCTGATTATGACCTTCTGGGTATCGTTCAATCAGCAGATGGAAAAATATTTCTATTTGATTGCTATTCTGCTACTCCTTTATATTCCGGTCGGCAAAATCCGGCATTGCGTTTACTTCTTCTATGCCCGGTTCATGATGGGGCGCTTTTTCGGACGGCGGGGTGTCTTTCCGCCCCGGATGCAGGAATCTTAA